The following proteins are encoded in a genomic region of Oryctolagus cuniculus chromosome 6, mOryCun1.1, whole genome shotgun sequence:
- the POLR2K gene encoding DNA-directed RNA polymerases I, II, and III subunit RPABC4, whose product MDAQKDVQPPKQQPMIYICGECHTENEIKSRDPIRCRECGYRIMYKKRTKRLVVFDAR is encoded by the exons ATGGACGCCCAGAAAGACGTTCAGCCCCCAAAGCAGCAGCCAATGATATATATTTGTGGAG aaTGTCacactgaaaatgaaataaaatccagGGATCCAATCAGATGCAGAGAATGTGGATACAGAATAATGTACAAGAAAAGGACAAAAAGAT TGGTGGTCTTTGATGCGCGTTGA